In the Xanthobacteraceae bacterium genome, TTTTCTCGAAGTCGATACGCTCGACCAGAAGAACTGGACCGTCCAGCTCACCGAACAGAACCAGAGTCCGCGCGGTCCCGGCCTCAATCCAAAAACGCAGTCGCTTCGTAATCAATGAGACGTCAACGCCGTACCAAGATCGTGGCGACGCTGGGACCGGCTTCGTCGGACCCCGCCGTCATCGAGAAGATGTTTCTCGCCGGCGCCGATGTGTTTCGCATCAACATGAGCCATACTCCGCATGAGGCGATGCGCTCCTATATCACCACCATTCGCACCATTGAGGAGCGCAACGGCCATGCCATCGGCATCCTCGCCGACTTGCAGGGACCGAAGCTGCGCCTTGGCGCGTTTCAGGGCGGCTCGGCGCAACTGAAAGCGGGCGACGAATTCGTGCTCGACGCAAATACCGCGCCCGGCGACACGAAGCGCGTGCATCTTCCGCACCCGGAAATCCTCGAAGCATTGCAGCCGGGTCATCGCCTGCTGATCGACGACGGCAAGCTGCGCCTGACGGTTACGTCCGCCGCGAAAGATCGCACGGTGACGCGGGTCGAGGTGGGCGGAAAGATTTCCGACCGTAAGGGCGTCAGCCTGCCCGACACCACGCTTGGCGTATCCGCGCTGACGCCGAAGGACCGCGCCGATCTCGAAGCCTGTCTCGAAGCAGGCGTGGACTGGCTCGCGCTCTCCTTCATCCAGCGCCCCGACGACATCGCGGAGGCAAAGAAGCTGGTGCGCGGCCGCGCGGCAGTGCTCGCGAAAATCGAAAAGCCGCAGGCCATCGCCTGCCTGCCCGAACTGCTCGAATTCACCGACGCTCTTATGGTCGCACGTGGCGATCTCGGCGTGGAGATGCCGCAGGAGCGCGTGCCCGCGCTCCAGCGCAAGATCATTCGCGCCGCGCGCCGCGCCGGCAAGCCGGTCGTGGTCGCGACCCAGATGCTGGAGTCGATGATTACGCTGCCCGTGCCGACGCGCGCGGAAGTCTCCGACGTTGCGAACGCGGTCTACGAAGGCGCGGACGCCGTGATGCTTTCCGCGGAGTCGGCGGCGGGCGCACATCCCATTCTCGCGGTCGAGACCATGAACAAGATCGCGGAGGAAGTGGAGCGCGAGTCCGAATATTTCGAAGGCCTCGCCGCGCAGCGCCTCGCGCCGGAGGCAACCGGCGCCGACGCGATTTCGGCGGCCGCGCGCCAGATCGCGGAAACGCTCGACCTCGCCGCGATCCTCTGCCTCACCTCGTCGGGCGCGACCGCCATGCGTGTCGCACGCGAGCGCCCGAAGCCGCCGATCATCGCATTGTCGCCGAAGCTGGAAACCGTGCGCCGCCTCTCGATCCTGTGGGACGCGCACTGCGTTTACATGGAAGACGAGAAGGACCTCGATCTCACCATCAAGCGTGCGTGCAGCATCGCCTATCGCGAGGGCATCGTGAAACTGGGCCAGCGCGTGATTCTGGTCGCCGGCGTTCCGCTGGGGACGCCGGGCGCGACCAACATGGTGAGGATCGCCTACATCTCCGACGACGGCGGCGCGGATTAAATCTCGCGTCCCTCAACCTTCAGCTTGAGACGCTTCACGAGGTCCGGCACGTTCTCGATATGCGGGTTGATTTCGAGCGCGCGGCGGAAGGCTTCCAGCGCGCGCTTATCCTCGCCGAGATCCTGCAGGATGATGCCGAGGCCTGCGAGCGCCTGATAGTGGCGCGGCTCCTGCGCCAGCACGACGCGCAAATCCGCAAGCGCGCGGTAATAATCCTTCTGCACGAAATAAACCGTCGCGCGCTGCGCCCATGCTTCGGTGTAGCGCGGGTTGATGCCGATGGCCGCGTCGAGCAGTTCGAGCGCCACCGGAAATTCCTTTGCCTCGATGGTCGTGCGCGCGCGCACCATCAGGAGATTGAGCGTATCGCTTTCGGTCACCAGCAACGCGGCGTCGATGCGCGCGGCGATGGCCTTCGCGATATTGGCGTTCGGCGCGGCTTTCAGCGCGGCAAACAGCCCGTCGAGCTGCTGGGCGCGGTCGAGTTTTTTCTTCTGCTGTTTTTTCTGCACCTGCTTCTTGGCAGGCGGTCCGCTGGTCTGCGCAGCCGCGGGCGCCGCGCATAGCGCGACGGCAAAAGCGATCAGGGCAAAGACCCGGACGAACTTCATGCGTTCGAGTCTATGCCCGTTCGGGGCCGCGGCAAGGCGAAAATGGGCGCAGACAAACGCAAACCGGCGCACGGTTTTCGTGCGCCGGGCAAAACGCTTCTCGGAAGCCGGAAATCAGCCCTGACGGGCTTTGAACCGCTTCTGCGTCTTGTTGATGATGTAGACGCGGCCCTTGCGGCGCACGAGGCGATTATCGCGGTGGCGCTTGCGGAGGGACCGCAGCGAGTTACGGACTTTCATAGCCAAATCCTTGGTTCGGCGGGGTTTCTAGGGGCCGTAACCGGCCCTGTCAAACGTCTTTTGCCCCTTTTTGCCCGTTACCGGAGCCAAGCAGGCGTTCCGGCATTCTTTCCTTGACTCCATAGACCATCCGAAATACTTAACCAATTAGTTAAGTAATAAACCAGCTCCTGACCAGCGATGACACCTTCTGTTCCCAGCCTCGACCGCACCTTTGCCGCCCTGTCCGACCCGACCCGCCGCGCGCTGCTGGCGCGCCTCACCGGGCAGGACGCGCTGTCCGTCAGCGAACTCGCAGAACCGTTCTCGATGTCGCTTCCCGCCGTGATGAAGCACCTCGACGTGCTGGGCGACGCCGGGCTGATTTCGCGCACCAAGACGGGGCGCACCGTGACGGTGCAACTCACCGCCGGCCCGATGGAGGAAGCTATGCAGTGGCTCCACCGCTACCAACAGTTCTGGACCCAGCAGCTCGACCGTCTCGCCAAGTTCATCGAGGACGAAACATGCTCGCCAAGCCAAGCGTCACCCTCAAGCGCCACATCAACGGAAAGCCGGAGCAGGTCTTCGCAGCCTGGACCGACCCGCAAAAAATAGTGCGCTGGTTCGGTCCGCAGCAGACTTTGCTCGACACCGTGAAGGCAGAGCTGGATGTGCGCGTTGGCGGCAAGTTCTGGGTGAGCTTCAACACCGACGACGGCGACTTCCACAAGGTCGGCGGAACCTATCGCGAGGTGTTTCCGCCGGAGCGCCTGCAATTCACCTGGGCGTGGCACACGACGCCGGAACGCGAATCGCTCGTCACCGTTTCCATTCGTCCGGATGGCGACGGCTCGATGCTCACCCTCCTCCACGAACAGTTCTTCGATCAGGCTGCCGCCGACGGCCACAAGCGCGGCTGGACCGGCACGCTTGAGAAACTCGCAGCCCAATTCGCATGAGATCGCACATGACCCTTCGCCTGCACTTTCATCCGCTCTCGTCGTACTGCCACAAGGTACTGATCGCACTCTATGAGAACGGCACCGCGTTCGAGCCGGTCGTGCTCAACCTGATGGACAAGGGAGCGGCGGCGGAGTTCCGCAAGATCTCCCCCTTCGGGAAGATGCCTGCGCTGGAGGATACGACGCGCGGGCATGTCGTGAACGAAGCCACCACCGTCATCGAATATCTCGACGCGCATTATCCAGGCGCGATCCGGTTCGTCCCTGCCGATGCCGACGAAGCCTGGCAAACGCGGATGTGGGATCGCTTCTTCGACAACTACCTGCATGACAGCATGCAGCGTGTCGTCGCGGACTCGTTCCGCAGCGACGGCAGCCACGATCCCTACAGCGTCGCGGAATGTAAAAAACGCATCTTCGAGTTCTACGCGCTGCTGGACTGGCACATGAAAGGCCGCGAATGGATCGGCAGGCATTTCTCGCTCGCCGACTGCGCCGCCTCCCCTTCGCTGTTCTACGCGAACACGATCTATCCGCTCGGCAAGGAATATCCCGAAGCGCGCGCCTATCTCGGCCGGCTGATGGGGCGCCCTTCTTATTCGCGCGCGCTTGCGGAAGCCGAGCCGTTCTTCAACTTCTTCCCGCTCGATCCGAAACCGCAGCGCAAGCTGGCCGCGGCATAAGCAAGAAAGTGAAAAGGAGTACGACCATGAAGCTCGCAGCCCCGATCACGCCATGTCTCTGGTTCGATGGCAACGGCAAGGAAGCCGCGGAGTTCTATGTTTCGGTCTTTCCGGATTCGAAGCTCGGCAAGATCGCCTATTACCCCGACACCGGCAAAGAAATCCACGGCATGGATGCCGGCAAGGTGCTCACCGTGGAATTCAGCATCAACGGTCAGACCTTCACCGCGCTGAACGCCGGCCCGGAATTCAAGTTCTCGGAAGCGATCTCGTTCCAGCTCATGTGCGAGACGCAGGATGAGATCGACTATTTCTGGAACAAGCTGCGCGAAGGCGGCGGCGAGGAAGGTCCCTGCGGCTGGCTGAAGGACCGCTTCGGCCTCTCGTGGCAGGTCTTCCCCGCCATGATGACCAGAATTCTTTCGGAAGGAACGCCGGAACAGGCGAAGAGCGTGATGGACGCCTTCATGAAGATGAAGAAGTTCATCGTCGCCGACATTGAAGCTGCCTATCGCAAGGCGGCGTAACAACAAGACAACGCAGGAGATGAAAATGGAATATGTAGATGGCTTCGTGTTGCCGGTACCGAAAAAGAAAGTAAACGAATACAAGAAGATCGCGAAACTCGCGAGCAAGGTCTGGCGCGATCACGGCGCGCTCGACTATCGCGAATGTGTCGCCGATGACGTGACGTGGGGCAAGCGGACTTCCTTTCCGCGCAGCGTAAAGCGCAAGCCGAACGAAACCGTGGTGTTTTCCTGGATCACGTACAAGTCGCGCAAGCACCGTGACGCCGTGATGAAAAACGTGATGAAGGATAAACGCCTCGCCAAGATGATGGACCCGAAGGCGATGCCCTTCGACACGAAGCGCATGATCTTCGGCGGCTTCAAGACCATCGTAACCTGACGCGCAAGGAGCATGAGACGATGACAGCGCAAACCATTTTTCCGCATCTCTGTGTTCACGGCGCCGCCGACGCGGTCGAATTCTATAAAAAGGCGCTCGGCGCGACCGAAGTAATGCGCGTGCCCCACGAAGACGGCAAACGCCTGATGCACGCCGCTCTCGACATCGGCGGCGCGCAGGTTTTCCTTCACGACGATTTCCCCGAATACAAGGAATGCCGCCCCGACAAAATCGGTTCGCCTGCGCGCATGGGTTCGACGTCCACGACCGTCCATATCAACGTAAGCGACTGCGATGCTGCCTTCCGGCGCGCGGTCGAAGCGGGGGCGGAAACGATCATGGCGCCGCACGACGCCTTCTGGGGCGACCGCTACGCGCAGGTGGTCGATCCGTTCGGCCATTCGTGGAGCTTCGCGCACACGCTCGCGAAAAGCTGATACCGTCGCGAGGAAGGAGACACCCGGCCATGATGTTCACGCCCTTCTATATCGTGCTGACCCTCGGCGCGCTGATCATTGCGGCCCTCGCCACGATCCTGCTGATCGCGGCGTTCAAGCCCAATCATTTTCGCGTGGAGCGCTCCATCTGCATCAATGCGCCGGCGGAAAGGATTTTTCCGATCCTCAACGACCTGAAGCAGCAGCGTTACTGGTCGCCGTGGGACCAGAAGGATCCGGGCATGAAGCGCGCCTATAGCGGTCCCGATACCGGCGTCGGGGCGCGCTATGAATGGGACGGCAACAAGCAGATCGGCGCCGGCAGCCAGCAGATCACGGCGTCGAAGCCGAACGAGCGCATCGATATCGACATCGATTTCACCCGCCCGTTCGAGGCGCACAATAAGATCGAGTTTCTGCTGCGGCCGTCGGTAGCGGGCACCGACGTGACGTGGGCGATTCAGGGTCCGATGCCGTTCATGTTCCGCGCAATGAGTGTCCTGTTCTCGATGAACAAGATGATGAATGCGGAATTCGACAAGGGCCTCGCGCAGCTCAAGGCGCTGGTAGAAAAGTAGCCGCGCGTTTTCATTCCTTCCGCGCGCCCGGAAGCTTTTTCGCTCCCTGTCTCCCGCGCTCCGCCAGCCCGGCACTATATCCGCACGCCCCCCGTCCCAGATCAAAAACCCCTTCAGAAAGCCCCTTGCTTTGGTTTATACTCTGTAATACAGAGTACTCTACTAAAGCAAAAAACCCGCTGATTTTGGAGAAGCACAATGTTTGCTGTTTGGGGAATCTTGAGAGGCGCTCGCTGGCTGTTTGCCGCCGTCGGCCTCGTGACACTGATACTGGCTGCAATGATTGCAAACCCGCTCAGGCTG is a window encoding:
- a CDS encoding VOC family protein translates to MTAQTIFPHLCVHGAADAVEFYKKALGATEVMRVPHEDGKRLMHAALDIGGAQVFLHDDFPEYKECRPDKIGSPARMGSTSTTVHINVSDCDAAFRRAVEAGAETIMAPHDAFWGDRYAQVVDPFGHSWSFAHTLAKS
- a CDS encoding helix-turn-helix transcriptional regulator — its product is MTPSVPSLDRTFAALSDPTRRALLARLTGQDALSVSELAEPFSMSLPAVMKHLDVLGDAGLISRTKTGRTVTVQLTAGPMEEAMQWLHRYQQFWTQQLDRLAKFIEDETCSPSQASPSSATSTESRSRSSQPGPTRKK
- a CDS encoding SRPBCC domain-containing protein, with translation MLAKPSVTLKRHINGKPEQVFAAWTDPQKIVRWFGPQQTLLDTVKAELDVRVGGKFWVSFNTDDGDFHKVGGTYREVFPPERLQFTWAWHTTPERESLVTVSIRPDGDGSMLTLLHEQFFDQAAADGHKRGWTGTLEKLAAQFA
- a CDS encoding glutathione S-transferase family protein; its protein translation is MTLRLHFHPLSSYCHKVLIALYENGTAFEPVVLNLMDKGAAAEFRKISPFGKMPALEDTTRGHVVNEATTVIEYLDAHYPGAIRFVPADADEAWQTRMWDRFFDNYLHDSMQRVVADSFRSDGSHDPYSVAECKKRIFEFYALLDWHMKGREWIGRHFSLADCAASPSLFYANTIYPLGKEYPEARAYLGRLMGRPSYSRALAEAEPFFNFFPLDPKPQRKLAAA
- a CDS encoding SRPBCC family protein, whose amino-acid sequence is MMFTPFYIVLTLGALIIAALATILLIAAFKPNHFRVERSICINAPAERIFPILNDLKQQRYWSPWDQKDPGMKRAYSGPDTGVGARYEWDGNKQIGAGSQQITASKPNERIDIDIDFTRPFEAHNKIEFLLRPSVAGTDVTWAIQGPMPFMFRAMSVLFSMNKMMNAEFDKGLAQLKALVEK
- a CDS encoding DUF1428 domain-containing protein → MEYVDGFVLPVPKKKVNEYKKIAKLASKVWRDHGALDYRECVADDVTWGKRTSFPRSVKRKPNETVVFSWITYKSRKHRDAVMKNVMKDKRLAKMMDPKAMPFDTKRMIFGGFKTIVT
- a CDS encoding tetratricopeptide repeat protein, translated to MKFVRVFALIAFAVALCAAPAAAQTSGPPAKKQVQKKQQKKKLDRAQQLDGLFAALKAAPNANIAKAIAARIDAALLVTESDTLNLLMVRARTTIEAKEFPVALELLDAAIGINPRYTEAWAQRATVYFVQKDYYRALADLRVVLAQEPRHYQALAGLGIILQDLGEDKRALEAFRRALEINPHIENVPDLVKRLKLKVEGREI
- the ykgO gene encoding type B 50S ribosomal protein L36, whose protein sequence is MKVRNSLRSLRKRHRDNRLVRRKGRVYIINKTQKRFKARQG
- the pyk gene encoding pyruvate kinase, which codes for MRRQRRTKIVATLGPASSDPAVIEKMFLAGADVFRINMSHTPHEAMRSYITTIRTIEERNGHAIGILADLQGPKLRLGAFQGGSAQLKAGDEFVLDANTAPGDTKRVHLPHPEILEALQPGHRLLIDDGKLRLTVTSAAKDRTVTRVEVGGKISDRKGVSLPDTTLGVSALTPKDRADLEACLEAGVDWLALSFIQRPDDIAEAKKLVRGRAAVLAKIEKPQAIACLPELLEFTDALMVARGDLGVEMPQERVPALQRKIIRAARRAGKPVVVATQMLESMITLPVPTRAEVSDVANAVYEGADAVMLSAESAAGAHPILAVETMNKIAEEVERESEYFEGLAAQRLAPEATGADAISAAARQIAETLDLAAILCLTSSGATAMRVARERPKPPIIALSPKLETVRRLSILWDAHCVYMEDEKDLDLTIKRACSIAYREGIVKLGQRVILVAGVPLGTPGATNMVRIAYISDDGGAD
- a CDS encoding VOC family protein, with translation MKLAAPITPCLWFDGNGKEAAEFYVSVFPDSKLGKIAYYPDTGKEIHGMDAGKVLTVEFSINGQTFTALNAGPEFKFSEAISFQLMCETQDEIDYFWNKLREGGGEEGPCGWLKDRFGLSWQVFPAMMTRILSEGTPEQAKSVMDAFMKMKKFIVADIEAAYRKAA